Proteins from one bacterium genomic window:
- the corA gene encoding magnesium/cobalt transporter CorA — MVKLHHRVRKPAAQAPGTVEFHGEKRVERVTIKVIDYQGDRFEEREIDDFHECFTYRNTDTVTWINVNGLHDTDLLRELGAHYGLHSLVLEDIVNTHQRPKMEDFGDYIYLVCRMLSFNSENLSLASEQLSLVLGRNFVLSFQERPGDVLEPVRERLRLGKGRIRTNGPGYLSYALVDAVVDHYFTVLEGFGDEIETLEEELLLEPGLDALQRIHHLKREIVLLRRAVWPLREVVSRLDREELPLLGAHVRPYLRDLYDHVIHVADSVDSFRDLLSGLQDLYLSSVSNRMNEVMKVLTIFASIFVPLTFLAGVYGMNFTYMPELGWRWSYPIFWLVTLALGGVLLLFFHRRKWL, encoded by the coding sequence ATGGTCAAGCTGCACCACCGCGTCAGAAAACCCGCCGCCCAGGCGCCCGGCACCGTCGAATTCCACGGCGAAAAGAGGGTCGAGCGCGTCACGATCAAGGTGATCGATTACCAAGGCGACCGCTTCGAAGAGCGTGAGATCGACGACTTCCACGAGTGTTTCACCTACCGCAACACCGACACCGTCACCTGGATCAACGTCAACGGGCTGCACGATACCGATCTGCTGCGCGAACTCGGCGCCCACTACGGGCTGCACTCGCTGGTCCTCGAGGACATCGTCAACACGCACCAGCGCCCCAAGATGGAAGACTTCGGCGATTACATCTATCTCGTCTGCCGGATGCTCAGCTTCAACTCCGAAAACCTGAGCCTCGCCTCCGAGCAACTCAGCCTGGTGCTCGGCCGCAATTTCGTGCTCTCCTTCCAGGAGCGTCCCGGCGACGTCCTGGAGCCGGTGCGCGAACGGCTGCGGCTGGGCAAGGGACGCATCCGCACCAACGGCCCGGGGTATCTCAGCTACGCCCTGGTGGACGCGGTGGTCGACCACTACTTCACCGTGCTGGAAGGCTTCGGCGACGAGATAGAGACGCTGGAGGAGGAGCTTCTGCTCGAACCGGGCTTGGACGCACTGCAGAGGATCCACCATCTCAAGCGTGAGATCGTGCTGCTACGCCGGGCGGTCTGGCCGCTGCGCGAGGTCGTGTCGAGACTCGACCGGGAGGAACTCCCCCTGCTGGGCGCACACGTCAGGCCGTACCTGCGCGACCTGTACGACCACGTGATCCACGTGGCCGACTCCGTGGATTCGTTCCGCGATCTCCTGTCCGGACTGCAGGACCTCTACCTGTCGAGCGTCAGCAACCGCATGAACGAGGTGATGAAGGTGCTGACGATCTTCGCCTCGATCTTCGTGCCGTTGACCTTCTTGGCAGGCGTCTACGGCATGAACTTCACGTACATGCCGGAGCTGGGCTGGCGCTGGAGCTATCCGATCTTCTGGCTCGTGACCCTGGCCCTGGGCGGCGTCTTGCTGCTCTTCTTCCACCGCCGGAAATGGCTGTG
- a CDS encoding translocation/assembly module TamB has protein sequence RPLLWDVANGGGGASASPPAAPDDGRDAAGAGDAEARSFNPTADVRVSIPSGLWLRGQGLEVELTGDLELRTVDGRHDIGGELEAERGFYRFLGRTFQVERGAVSFDAGEELDPALDISLTTLLHGALYRVAFGGTLRKPILLLTSEPELPEGDIMAMLLFGRPLEDLSSGQEGLVQERATDLVAAFGTSQLEARLSQQLKVDMVSLRRGGATGGGDALVIGKHLHQKVLLKYEQVLDEWSSFIVNLEYFLSRHLKLETMISRHDQSAAAVNWSVEY, from the coding sequence CGCGGCCCCTGCTGTGGGACGTGGCGAACGGCGGCGGCGGCGCGTCAGCATCGCCGCCGGCCGCGCCCGACGACGGTCGCGACGCGGCCGGCGCGGGTGATGCGGAAGCGCGGTCGTTCAACCCCACGGCCGACGTACGGGTCTCCATCCCCTCCGGGCTGTGGTTGCGCGGCCAAGGCCTGGAGGTCGAACTCACCGGCGACCTGGAGCTGCGCACGGTTGACGGCCGCCACGACATCGGCGGCGAGCTGGAGGCCGAACGGGGCTTCTACCGGTTCCTCGGCCGAACCTTCCAGGTCGAACGCGGCGCGGTGTCCTTCGACGCGGGCGAAGAGCTGGACCCGGCGCTGGACATCTCGCTGACGACCCTGCTGCACGGCGCCCTCTACCGCGTCGCCTTCGGCGGCACCCTGCGCAAACCGATCCTTCTGCTCACCTCCGAGCCGGAGCTGCCCGAAGGCGATATCATGGCCATGCTGCTGTTCGGACGGCCTCTCGAAGATCTCAGCAGCGGCCAGGAAGGCCTGGTGCAGGAGCGGGCCACGGATCTGGTGGCGGCTTTCGGCACGTCCCAGCTCGAGGCGCGCCTCTCGCAGCAGCTCAAGGTCGACATGGTCAGCCTGCGCCGCGGCGGCGCCACCGGCGGCGGCGACGCCCTGGTGATCGGCAAGCACCTGCACCAGAAGGTGCTGCTCAAGTACGAGCAGGTGCTGGACGAGTGGTCGTCATTCATCGTCAACCTGGAGTACTTCCTCTCGCGGCACCTCAAGCTGGAGACCATGATCTCGCGCCACGACCAGTCCGCCGCCGCGGTCAACTGGTCGGTGGAGTACTGA